In Candidatus Eisenbacteria bacterium, a single genomic region encodes these proteins:
- a CDS encoding carbon starvation protein A — protein MPALYLVVISALVAIIAYRTYGAFLAARVATLDDLRRTPAHTQRDGRDFVPTNRWVLFGHHFAAIAGAGPLIGPVLAAQFGYLPGFLWLLVGSVLAGGVHDFVILTASVRRGGRSLANIAREEVGPITGTATAIAIVFVMVVALAAMALVVVNSLRDSAWGVFSISLTIPIALAMGLWSYRIRPGSLRTATVFGVIALLVAVAAGAWIQNSPIREWFVFPDRGIAIGVMLYGFIASVLPVWLLLCPRDYLSSFMKIGAVLLLAVGVIVVNPVLRMPALTPYIHGGGPVFPGTLFPFVFITIACGAISGFHSLIASGTTPKMLDRERDILPISYGAMVLEGFVGVIALIAACALHPGDYFAINAKPEVFAKLGLAVHELHVIEAQVGEKLAGRPGGAVSLAVGMASIFTSIPWLKGMMAFWYHFAIMFEAMFVLTLIDTGTRVTRYMLQEVGGMVVPALRTWQGVAPAIVFSALAVLGWGYFVWTGTVSTIWPMLGVANQLLAGFALAIGTSVLINMGKQRYIWTTLPPLAFMCVNTLTAGWLNLSVNYLRPQLAAGAPNLWSAFLAAPTPARIQCLITLVLMTLLVIVVVDSVAHWTRSLRGALPAQRTTAPSHAAGS, from the coding sequence GTGCCGGCACTCTACCTGGTGGTGATCTCGGCGCTGGTCGCGATCATCGCCTATCGCACCTACGGCGCGTTTCTGGCCGCGCGGGTCGCGACGCTCGACGACCTGCGCCGCACGCCCGCGCACACGCAGCGCGACGGCCGCGACTTCGTACCCACGAATCGATGGGTGCTGTTCGGCCACCACTTCGCGGCGATCGCCGGCGCCGGTCCCCTGATCGGCCCGGTGCTCGCCGCACAGTTCGGCTACCTGCCGGGCTTCCTGTGGCTGCTGGTCGGCTCGGTGCTCGCGGGTGGCGTCCACGACTTCGTGATCCTCACCGCCTCGGTGCGTCGCGGCGGCCGCTCGCTCGCGAACATCGCGCGCGAGGAGGTCGGCCCCATCACCGGAACCGCGACCGCGATCGCGATCGTGTTCGTGATGGTGGTGGCGCTCGCCGCGATGGCACTGGTGGTCGTGAACTCGCTCAGGGACAGCGCCTGGGGCGTGTTCTCGATCTCGCTCACGATTCCGATCGCGCTCGCGATGGGACTGTGGTCCTACCGCATCCGGCCCGGCTCGCTGCGCACCGCGACCGTATTCGGCGTGATCGCTCTGCTGGTCGCGGTCGCGGCCGGCGCATGGATCCAGAACTCGCCGATCCGCGAGTGGTTCGTGTTTCCCGATCGCGGCATCGCGATCGGCGTGATGCTCTACGGATTCATCGCTTCGGTGCTGCCGGTCTGGCTGCTGTTGTGCCCGCGCGACTATCTGTCGTCATTCATGAAGATCGGCGCGGTGCTGCTCCTCGCGGTCGGCGTGATCGTTGTGAACCCGGTGCTGCGCATGCCGGCGCTGACGCCCTACATCCACGGCGGCGGCCCGGTGTTCCCCGGCACGCTGTTTCCGTTCGTGTTCATCACCATCGCGTGCGGGGCGATCTCGGGCTTCCATTCCCTGATCGCCTCCGGCACCACGCCCAAGATGCTCGATCGCGAGCGCGACATCCTGCCAATCAGCTACGGCGCGATGGTGCTGGAAGGCTTCGTGGGAGTCATCGCGCTCATCGCCGCGTGCGCGCTGCATCCCGGCGACTACTTCGCGATCAATGCGAAGCCCGAGGTGTTCGCGAAGCTCGGGCTCGCGGTGCATGAGCTGCACGTGATCGAGGCGCAGGTCGGCGAGAAACTCGCCGGCCGACCCGGCGGAGCGGTCTCCCTCGCGGTCGGCATGGCCTCGATCTTCACCTCGATCCCGTGGCTCAAGGGCATGATGGCATTCTGGTACCACTTCGCGATCATGTTCGAGGCGATGTTCGTGCTCACGCTCATCGACACCGGCACGCGAGTGACGCGCTACATGCTGCAGGAAGTCGGCGGCATGGTGGTGCCGGCGTTGCGCACCTGGCAGGGCGTGGCGCCCGCGATCGTGTTCAGCGCGCTCGCGGTGCTCGGCTGGGGCTACTTCGTGTGGACTGGAACCGTCAGCACCATCTGGCCGATGCTCGGAGTGGCGAACCAGCTGCTCGCGGGGTTCGCACTGGCGATCGGGACCTCGGTGCTCATCAACATGGGAAAGCAACGCTACATCTGGACCACGTTGCCGCCGCTCGCCTTCATGTGCGTGAACACACTGACCGCTGGATGGCTCAACCTGAGCGTCAACTATTTGCGGCCGCAGCTCGCGGCCGGCGCCCCGAACCTGTGGAGCGCATTCCTGGCGGCGCCGACGCCGGCCCGCATCCAGTGCCTGATCACGCTGGTGCTCATGACGCTGCTCGTGATCGTCGTGGTCGACAGCGTGGCACACTGGACTCGCTCGCTGCGTGGGGCGCTTCCGGCGCAACGCACCACCGCCCCCTCGCATGCCGCCGGATCGTGA
- a CDS encoding DUF853 family protein, with protein MPMEETFLAAVRSSFPRGAGALTLGAPLRDGECHAEPLVGMPLAMLNRHGLIAGATGTGKTKTLQLIAEQLSNAGVPVFVADMKGDLSGLGVAGETSERVAQRSTDTGFAWQPNSFPVEFLSLSGGRGAQLRATVSSFGPLLLSKVLGLNETQSSVLALVFKYCDDRKLPLLDFADLRAVLQHLTGDGAADLKDYGGMSKATVGVLLREMIQLEQQGAGQFFGEPEFELEDLIQIERDGRGLVSVLELNDVQDKPALFSTFMMWMLARLYLELPELGDVEKPKLVFFFDEAHLLFADASKDFLAQVEQVVRLIRSKGVGVFFVTQSPKDVPADVLGQLGNRVQHALRAFTADDDRALRAAARTFPKTTFYDIEETLTTLGIGEALVTVLNSNGAPTPPFATRMIPPASRMGPLTEPEMQQRLGASAQVKEYAQAVDRESARELLAARMTGDAAGRGGDAGEVAKDSEAARPARGARDAAEAGGLAGMLNSPLVKTIAGRAATQVMRGVMGALLGPPPRRRTTRRRGLF; from the coding sequence ATGCCCATGGAAGAGACGTTTCTCGCCGCGGTTCGTTCCTCGTTTCCACGTGGCGCCGGTGCACTGACGCTCGGCGCCCCGCTGCGAGACGGCGAGTGCCACGCAGAGCCGCTGGTGGGCATGCCGCTCGCCATGCTCAACCGCCACGGGCTGATCGCCGGCGCGACGGGCACCGGCAAGACCAAGACGCTCCAGCTCATCGCCGAACAGCTCTCGAACGCGGGCGTGCCGGTGTTCGTCGCCGACATGAAGGGCGATCTCTCCGGGCTCGGCGTGGCCGGCGAGACGAGCGAACGGGTCGCGCAGCGTTCCACCGACACCGGTTTCGCCTGGCAGCCGAACTCGTTCCCGGTCGAGTTCCTGAGCCTCTCGGGCGGTCGCGGCGCGCAACTGCGCGCCACCGTCTCGAGCTTCGGACCGCTGCTGCTGTCCAAAGTGCTGGGCCTCAACGAAACTCAGTCGAGCGTGCTCGCGCTGGTGTTCAAGTACTGCGACGACCGCAAGCTCCCGTTGCTCGACTTCGCGGACCTGCGCGCGGTGCTGCAGCACCTGACCGGAGACGGTGCGGCCGACCTCAAGGACTACGGCGGCATGTCGAAGGCCACCGTCGGCGTGTTGTTGCGCGAGATGATCCAGCTCGAACAGCAGGGGGCCGGTCAGTTCTTCGGAGAACCCGAGTTCGAACTGGAAGATCTGATCCAGATCGAACGCGACGGCCGCGGACTCGTCAGCGTGCTGGAGCTGAACGACGTGCAGGATAAGCCCGCGTTGTTCTCGACCTTCATGATGTGGATGCTGGCGCGGCTCTACCTGGAGCTGCCTGAGCTCGGCGACGTCGAGAAGCCGAAGCTGGTGTTCTTCTTCGACGAAGCTCACCTGTTGTTCGCGGACGCGAGCAAAGACTTTCTCGCTCAGGTCGAACAGGTGGTGCGGCTCATCCGCTCGAAGGGCGTGGGAGTGTTCTTCGTCACCCAGAGCCCCAAGGACGTGCCGGCCGATGTGCTCGGCCAGCTCGGCAATCGAGTGCAGCATGCGCTGCGCGCGTTCACAGCCGACGACGACAGGGCACTCCGGGCGGCGGCCCGCACGTTTCCCAAGACCACGTTCTACGACATCGAAGAGACGCTCACGACGCTCGGCATCGGAGAGGCGCTCGTCACGGTACTCAACTCGAACGGTGCACCCACGCCGCCATTCGCGACCCGCATGATTCCGCCGGCTTCGCGCATGGGGCCGCTCACCGAACCCGAGATGCAGCAGCGCCTCGGCGCCTCGGCGCAGGTGAAGGAGTACGCGCAGGCCGTCGATCGCGAGAGTGCCCGGGAGTTGCTCGCCGCACGCATGACCGGCGATGCGGCGGGTCGTGGCGGCGACGCGGGTGAAGTCGCGAAGGATTCCGAGGCGGCGCGTCCGGCGCGAGGCGCACGTGATGCGGCGGAAGCGGGCGGGCTGGCCGGAATGCTCAACTCGCCGCTGGTCAAGACCATCGCGGGCCGCGCCGCCACGCAGGTGATGCGCGGCGTGATGGGGGCCCTTCTCGGCCCGCCGCCGCGGCGCCGGACCACGAGGCGGCGCGGACTCTTCTAG
- a CDS encoding glycosyl hydrolase, whose amino-acid sequence MSSLIRTAVCVLALAVLHVAAEGAPTSKAAEGGKSKGGKSTAPEKPMELKPETWSGLAFRGIGPALTSGRIGDLAIHPSDLNTWYVAACSGNLWKTSNRGTTWAPIFDKEGSYSIGCVTIDPNDPLVVWVGSGENNSQRSVGYGDGVYRSTDGGVSWKNVGLKSSEHIGRIVVHPSDSRTVYVAAQGPLWSAGGDRGLYRTTDSGETWERILEVDAWTGVNEVHLDPRNPKVMYASTYQRHRRVWTLVNGGPGSGIHKSTDAGKSWTKLTTGLPATDMGRPGLAISPVDPDVVYAIIDAAQGKGGFFRSRNAGASWEKMGDYGATSPQYYNEIVADPQVRDRVYSLDTWMQVSEDGGKTFRRLGEESKHVDNHAMWIDPADNEHLLVGCDGGLYESYDRGKIWSYFSNLPITQFYKICVDEAEPFYNIYGGTQDNNTQGGPSRTNTVHGIRSSDWFITVGGDGFQPRVDPTDPNIVYSQWQHGQLVRFDRRNGEALDIQPQPEPGEPGLRWNWDSPLIISPHSHTRLYFAANRLYRTDDRGDTWRPVSPDLTRQIDRNRLEIMGRVWSVDAPSKNASTSFYGNLVALSESPKREGLLYVGSDDGLVQVSEDAGSHWRRAERFPGVPEITYVSRLEASQHDENVVYAAFDAHKIGDFKPYVLRSDDRGRSWTSIAGDLPERGTVYALAEDHVDRNLLFAGTEFGVFFTRDGGRHWVQLKGGIPTICVRDLAIQKRENDLVVGTFGRGYYVLDDYSPLRHATLPYLTSAGGLTPVKRALMYVPSSPNGGDGKAEMGENFFVAPNPPFGAIFTYRLRDELKSRRDRRRADEKKLAEAGKSIYYPSWDSLGAEDREEAPSLILTVGDSEGRVVRRLSGPTAEGFHRVAWDFTYPAATPTDLNPTPPGRYSAPTLGPPAAPGEYTVALSTRIEGVETPLGPPQKFTCAPLGAATLPATNAAELLQFRRRTAEAQRAVRGALRSLAEAESRVSHLKKAIDDTPAAPPTLARDARALEARLRELRTRFNGDEVRRSRNEPDAPSLVERLDAVVYSQWSSTASPTATQRRAVEIVAQEFAPLLETLRGLVRNDLSKLENAAEQARAPWTPGRLPEWKP is encoded by the coding sequence ATGTCTTCGCTGATTCGAACCGCAGTGTGCGTGCTGGCGCTCGCCGTGCTTCACGTCGCGGCCGAGGGTGCTCCGACTTCGAAGGCGGCCGAGGGCGGCAAGTCGAAGGGCGGCAAATCTACCGCGCCCGAGAAGCCAATGGAACTCAAGCCCGAAACCTGGAGCGGGCTGGCGTTTCGCGGCATTGGGCCGGCACTCACGTCCGGACGCATCGGCGACCTCGCGATTCATCCGTCGGACCTCAATACCTGGTACGTCGCGGCGTGCTCTGGAAACTTGTGGAAGACCAGCAATCGGGGCACCACCTGGGCACCGATCTTCGACAAGGAAGGTTCGTACTCGATCGGTTGCGTGACGATCGATCCGAACGATCCGCTGGTGGTGTGGGTCGGGTCGGGCGAGAACAACAGCCAGCGCAGCGTGGGCTACGGCGACGGAGTCTATCGCTCGACCGACGGGGGAGTGAGCTGGAAGAACGTTGGCCTCAAGTCCTCCGAGCACATCGGCCGCATCGTCGTGCACCCCTCCGACTCGCGCACCGTGTACGTGGCCGCGCAGGGACCGCTGTGGAGCGCGGGCGGAGATCGCGGGCTCTACCGCACGACCGACTCCGGCGAGACCTGGGAGCGCATCCTCGAAGTCGACGCGTGGACCGGCGTCAACGAGGTGCACCTCGATCCGCGTAACCCGAAGGTGATGTACGCCTCGACGTACCAGCGCCATCGCCGCGTCTGGACGCTCGTCAATGGCGGTCCCGGGTCGGGCATCCACAAGTCGACCGATGCCGGCAAGAGCTGGACGAAGCTGACCACCGGGCTGCCGGCCACCGACATGGGACGCCCGGGGCTCGCGATCTCGCCGGTCGATCCGGACGTGGTGTACGCGATCATCGACGCGGCGCAGGGAAAGGGCGGCTTCTTTCGATCGCGCAACGCGGGAGCGAGCTGGGAGAAGATGGGCGACTACGGCGCCACCAGCCCTCAGTACTACAACGAGATCGTCGCCGATCCGCAGGTGCGCGATCGCGTGTACTCGCTCGATACCTGGATGCAGGTCAGCGAGGACGGCGGCAAGACGTTCAGGCGGCTCGGCGAAGAGAGCAAGCACGTCGACAACCACGCGATGTGGATCGATCCCGCCGACAACGAGCACCTGCTGGTGGGCTGCGACGGCGGCCTCTACGAGAGCTACGACCGCGGCAAGATCTGGTCGTACTTCTCAAATCTGCCGATCACGCAGTTCTACAAGATCTGTGTCGACGAGGCCGAGCCGTTCTACAACATCTACGGCGGGACGCAGGACAACAACACACAGGGCGGGCCGTCGCGCACCAACACCGTGCACGGCATTCGTAGCTCGGACTGGTTCATCACCGTCGGCGGTGATGGCTTCCAGCCGCGCGTCGACCCGACCGATCCGAACATCGTCTATTCGCAGTGGCAGCACGGTCAGCTGGTGCGTTTCGATCGTCGCAACGGCGAGGCGCTCGACATCCAGCCGCAGCCCGAACCCGGCGAACCGGGATTGCGATGGAACTGGGACAGCCCGCTCATCATCAGCCCTCACTCGCACACGCGGCTCTACTTCGCGGCTAATCGGCTCTACCGCACCGACGATCGCGGCGATACCTGGCGCCCGGTGAGCCCCGACCTGACGCGCCAGATTGATCGCAATCGGCTCGAGATCATGGGGCGTGTCTGGAGCGTCGATGCGCCGTCCAAGAATGCGAGCACTTCGTTCTATGGCAACCTGGTCGCGCTCTCGGAATCACCGAAACGCGAAGGACTGCTCTACGTGGGAAGTGACGACGGACTCGTTCAGGTCAGCGAGGACGCGGGGAGTCATTGGCGGCGCGCCGAGCGCTTTCCCGGCGTACCCGAGATCACCTACGTCTCACGGCTCGAGGCCTCACAACACGACGAAAACGTGGTCTATGCCGCGTTCGACGCGCACAAGATCGGTGACTTCAAGCCCTACGTGTTGCGCAGCGACGACCGCGGCCGCAGCTGGACCTCGATTGCCGGCGACCTGCCCGAACGCGGCACCGTCTACGCGCTCGCCGAGGATCACGTCGACCGCAACCTGCTGTTCGCCGGCACCGAGTTCGGCGTGTTCTTCACCCGTGACGGCGGCCGTCACTGGGTTCAGCTCAAGGGCGGAATCCCCACCATCTGCGTGCGCGACCTCGCGATTCAAAAGCGTGAGAACGACCTGGTGGTCGGCACCTTCGGTCGCGGTTACTACGTGCTCGACGACTACTCGCCGCTGCGCCACGCGACGTTGCCGTACCTGACCTCGGCAGGGGGACTCACGCCGGTCAAGCGTGCGCTCATGTACGTGCCCTCGAGTCCGAATGGCGGTGACGGCAAGGCCGAGATGGGCGAGAACTTCTTTGTGGCGCCGAATCCGCCGTTCGGTGCGATCTTTACTTATCGGTTGCGCGACGAACTCAAGTCGCGTCGCGATCGGCGACGCGCCGACGAGAAGAAGCTCGCCGAAGCGGGCAAGAGCATCTACTACCCGAGCTGGGACAGCCTCGGCGCCGAAGACCGCGAAGAAGCGCCGAGCCTGATCCTGACCGTAGGCGATTCCGAAGGGCGGGTGGTGCGGCGATTGTCCGGACCGACCGCCGAGGGATTCCACCGCGTGGCGTGGGACTTCACGTACCCGGCCGCGACACCGACCGATCTCAATCCGACGCCGCCGGGCCGCTACTCCGCGCCGACGTTGGGGCCACCCGCGGCACCCGGTGAGTACACGGTCGCGTTGAGCACTCGCATCGAGGGCGTCGAGACGCCGCTCGGCCCGCCTCAGAAGTTCACATGCGCCCCGCTCGGTGCGGCTACGCTGCCGGCCACCAACGCAGCGGAGCTGCTGCAGTTCCGCCGGCGTACCGCCGAGGCGCAGCGCGCGGTGCGCGGAGCACTGCGGTCGCTCGCCGAGGCTGAATCGCGCGTGAGCCACCTGAAGAAGGCCATCGACGACACGCCGGCCGCACCACCCACGCTGGCGCGTGATGCACGCGCGCTCGAGGCGCGCCTGCGCGAACTGCGCACGCGATTCAACGGCGACGAAGTGCGGCGTTCCCGCAACGAGCCCGACGCGCCGTCGCTGGTCGAACGACTCGACGCGGTCGTCTACTCGCAGTGGTCGAGCACCGCGAGCCCGACCGCAACGCAGCGACGCGCGGTCGAAATCGTCGCGCAGGAATTCGCGCCGCTGCTCGAGACGCTGCGAGGGCTGGTGCGCAACGACTTGTCGAAACTTGAGAACGCCGCCGAGCAGGCGCGAGCGCCGTGGACTCCCGGTCGGTTGCCGGAATGGAAGCCGTAG
- a CDS encoding DUF1624 domain-containing protein: MGESQPATRRPEAEPREGALAGQRRLIALDAIRGIAIVLMTVDHAAALARFNVLAERYSGRFEPMAPFPWWVLGLVTNFAAPLFWFASGVSLGLFERGMRGRADAGLSLTKIILVRAGLLLLLDAFVISPLWAPLLRLKVFYTFDMLSSLGLSLALLAGLRFLPRRALGVLGLVLIVGFEALRAALPAGLREAGGFWLAVWLDHVGGSHPVVSFPVLGWLGLLLLGYAFAVAALRPTWRSPGRWVWIGGLLLTSWAVLRWSRGYGNLDVPIPETGFVEFLTMTKGPPSLTFLLFNLGLAALAYAGVLLWETRGGGRIWSALGDLGRAALFVYLVHLVLYKVIAWGTHRAIHDYEVIRFVITWTIGITVLVPLARWYRKLKMSYRKSVLKYL, from the coding sequence GTGGGCGAATCGCAGCCAGCGACTCGACGCCCCGAAGCGGAACCCCGCGAGGGGGCGCTCGCAGGGCAGCGACGCCTGATCGCGCTCGACGCGATCCGAGGGATCGCGATCGTGCTGATGACGGTGGATCATGCGGCCGCGCTGGCTCGATTCAATGTTCTGGCGGAGCGCTATTCCGGACGATTCGAGCCGATGGCGCCCTTCCCGTGGTGGGTTCTGGGACTCGTGACCAACTTCGCTGCTCCGCTCTTCTGGTTCGCGAGCGGCGTGAGTCTCGGGCTCTTCGAGCGCGGAATGCGCGGCCGTGCCGATGCCGGGCTGAGTCTCACAAAGATCATCCTCGTTCGGGCGGGATTGCTGCTGTTGCTCGACGCGTTCGTGATCTCGCCGCTCTGGGCCCCCCTGCTTCGACTCAAGGTCTTTTACACGTTCGACATGTTGTCGAGCCTCGGACTGTCGCTCGCACTCCTGGCCGGGCTCCGGTTCCTTCCGCGCCGCGCGCTCGGCGTGCTCGGGTTGGTGCTGATCGTCGGATTCGAGGCGCTGCGTGCGGCCCTGCCCGCGGGTCTGCGGGAGGCCGGCGGATTCTGGCTGGCGGTGTGGCTCGATCACGTCGGAGGCAGCCATCCGGTGGTCTCGTTCCCGGTACTCGGCTGGCTCGGCCTGCTGCTGTTGGGGTACGCATTCGCGGTGGCCGCGCTGCGGCCCACCTGGCGATCCCCCGGTCGTTGGGTGTGGATCGGGGGCCTGTTACTCACGAGCTGGGCGGTGCTTCGTTGGTCGCGTGGCTACGGAAACCTCGACGTCCCGATCCCCGAGACCGGCTTCGTGGAATTCCTCACGATGACGAAGGGCCCGCCGAGCCTGACTTTTCTGCTCTTCAACCTCGGGCTCGCGGCGTTGGCCTACGCAGGTGTCTTGCTGTGGGAGACGCGCGGTGGCGGCCGAATCTGGAGTGCGCTGGGCGACCTCGGGCGAGCCGCCCTGTTCGTCTACCTCGTGCACCTAGTGCTCTACAAGGTGATTGCATGGGGCACGCACCGCGCGATCCACGATTACGAGGTCATCCGTTTCGTGATCACGTGGACGATCGGCATTACGGTCCTGGTCCCGCTGGCGCGCTGGTATCGCAAGCTAAAGATGAGCTACCGCAAGAGCGTATTGAAGTACTTGTAG